tggacaattattggaagttcttaattcacatcaaGATTGCTTATAGTCTgaaggtgtgtcatgaccttgacccaaggtcaattgaggaagttcatggtcattgttttaaaaaaattcgggctcagtatacttataattcaaaatgtttatattaaatggctgcttgacatgtggaattttgtttgattcgagtcatgtttgttaacataaggatgcaaatgtcctcatgcattaacagttaacttgaactaaaatggaatttaaagaatagaaattggtttgtgtactcatattagcattaacagttttattaaagaatagagcagttgttatgtatagaaaatggacagtgaaatagattcatccaatgttttctataatagaaaaaatacatgagttatgattttcttagcggggggtatcaattgtgagcttgctcacagtacctctagttttctACAAACCCAGAGTGTCTTGGTGACAATACTTCTTGGTGGCAATTCTTCAGGCTTCACATATAGCCCCTTCGGTGGCAGAAGAGTTGTACCtctgtactgtacaaaaataatatgacaaataGCAGTATGATTATGACATGTCgtttaaaacatttggaatATCAACTTATCATTCAATCATctcatttaattcttatttcaaatatttttatcaaatgataatgCTGCAATTGCACTAGAGCTTAAGAATGAGAGTGCCTACCCTAGAAAAAGTGATAtcgcagaaaaataaaacaactcaaGATGAAACAAGATGATAATTCAGGAGAAAAAATAATAGGCAttatgcctgctgttcaatcaatttcaatgtatctatatactcgaataaaatacttctttaaTTTATAACGATGAAACTATAactgttttcaaatttgtaaatgatACTTGCCATTCTATTagaaattttcaattacttgcaatagcatttatttattacttactgAAATTTATGTTCAATGATCACTATCTTTAGGGCTGTCCAATATTCTGGTTTCACTGCACAATTCTagagtaaaataaaattgtattaacTCAAATGACATCAGCATATAACTTTACCTTGTAATTGCACCGATTTGGGTATATCAAATGTgtaatttattatcatttatgtAGTTAAAACTTATAAGTTAgtcaaaaaagaatttcactacaaattaaaaaccgccattttgaaatgtttgaaaaaatgaacaaaacttaATCTTACGTTTTGACTTCCTCATAAAAgttatttcaatatacatgtatacatactatATTACCTTTAATACCATTACTTTGAACTACATCTGCTGCATTATCTTCTTGCATGTTCCATGCTTAATTAATCCATCGCTCATGTTGAAGATCCGTCTGCTTTCATTCAAAACGCGTAATCACTggacggaagtgacgtaatagaATCAAAACAACTCGCTGACTGTGTATTCTGAGACTCTTTCATttagttaaataatttttttaacatatgtaaataacaatcaaaaaatatctttaaatgaaactaataataaaatgcttaagttttcattattatattttcagagATTGAAGAAACGCACGATTTAATATCGTTCGGTTTACACAAGTTGTGtctgttaaacttcaacccccttCGTTTTTGAACCCTAAAGGTTTtggaacttaaaaaataatttacactcaattaaatattctttcatactttatttctatattttgcattaatgttttaaagtaatattttcattattgctTATCATTAAGTTAATTGACAAATTGAAGTTCAGTGTGTTTTTGTAACGGAGGCGAATCGACATGACACCTCATAAACAATGGCGGACTCCTCGAAACTCGGAGTGTAGTAACGGTAGTTGTCTGAGTTTAAACAGCTAATCATAAATGAATTGTTGGAAGTTGTGAACGGAATATTTACATAACGGATTTGTAACTTCTTAGAATGAATCgctttcaaatgtgtgcaacaGTAATGCCTTTTACAAAGAAACCGCAAAGGTTCTAAACTCGACGGGGTCCAAATTTCAACCGAATGTGCTCGGAACATTTTCTCTGTCGTTCTCCCAGGAACAGACGCACTTCCTCTTGTGTGTATTTATGCTTCTATGATAGACTGACAACGGGAACCTACCACGTCTTTAATAAACTTGATATATAATGTACAAACAAGTTGGAATTCAACGTATACTAAATCTAATTTTCCAAAGAAATATGcaaagttttaaattatttcactttttcagtttagtttacaagatttttaaaaacataaaacagcCATAATGTATCACCTGCAAAGACTGATTATTCACTAataaattatgtcatttttaaaaaaaaatataaattgaacaatgaagaaattaagcgtcaaatttAGGATCTAGTAATGACCATTTGATCATGATGTCTGAGACCTTCGCTGTTGtcaatgaatttacatgtatcttagaattgaataaataaagtaactataatatatatcacatttttctttttcaaaattaaagatgcCACTTTTATATAGGTGTTtgcatgaatattcatgaatgtattaatattttaagatgtataatttttttttaaaaagataatgttCTGAATACCAGAGTAaactatgttatttataaaagtatttgaaattaattatatatttcgtaaattagaatttcatgaaaattcatgaaTGTTCAGTACCTAGAACTATTGAATACCAGGTATTTCCTGTATTCTTgtatattcataatttgttcatgaattaCATCTTAAGaatatattcatgaataaaattcatgaaccACCTTTATGAACCAGTTATGAACCAGTCATGAATACATCATGAAACTTCATGAACGGTTCATTAAAGTtcttaaaatcatgaatttcatCTCGCAGGGGCGTAATTTTGGTGAAGAGAGGACACGTAATAGCTTAGATATAGGAgctgcaactaaaactttaaccagctccggacgccgacgcagggggtatagcatatgctcccattgacttcgtctcggtgagctaaaaaggcaaaagcgcgaagattcgaaggcgagagtgcgaagttgcaaaggcgaagaagcgatagtagtatcacttcttcgccttcgcaacttagcactttcgtcttcgcatcttcgcgcttcgccgtcgcatcgtctttttttttcatattttcataaattatactCGCAATGAGGATTTCCATAATGCAAACTGCTAGGTATCATCACcaagaattaatgatgaaaccaaaaccatgaaaagtttactccactgttaggcattataaccaagctgaagttagtaggcactgacagcagccattacgccagtagaggttaacggccaatacggaaaatcgtcaaagtactgagagtactcgtacagaaaatatattttactttatcatcggcatactttagtttagttaatatcaagatgattaatgcttcaatagtttatatgagcattggtaactttggatacaataaagatcgtgtgatcaaaaaagggggatataaacccctcaTATGGGtcctaacctcttatcaacgcttttagaaacaatcttttcttattatgatcgatcagtgtttattatcaattaagatttactatagtcaggtactcttcacaaacTTGCTCCAACAGAATAAAGTCTACTCatgatcacaaaacaacattacaacaaatgtttacaatattgatgttcatgtattacgtagaagaaaacaaactAATGCTGaatgattgttttaaaaattactttccccagaaatgtaaataagaagtattcatattcctacgttacctgccccttagtctttttctataaagatttataatacatgtatcattcttcgattgacaattcattcactaATGCATATTGCTTATActcattacaacaattattctttcatgattattgttcgttaattattaCACAATTCCCTCATTGTGAATTTTTCcttatttgcgtcatttcccgccgtatgtcgacgagagaagtgccgtaactgttaacaatcaatttgtggcaatatCTGAGTGTTTTgcgtgtgcttgctacggatatgaaaaactattacagcgatttatttacaagttcggtgtttataacttcaaaatcagttgaacagagtgaaagtttaagtaatttcaaagtcattttttggatacgaggtaaccaatttctattcatgtttacaggggggggggggtcatttttcttcatgtttaacatgaagaaaaataacccctgggtcttttttcttcagaaaaatccaattattcttcagctaggaggggtcattattctacgtagaaaaatgacccccggtcattattctacgggggtcattattcttcattacaccggtcGTCTGAGGATCTACATACATTTCATGCAAACTGCAACTGTTagaataattatcaaaaaagtaataaacagaACTGCCTGTATCTTATTCTTTAGCCAAAACAAAATAACTGGCACTGTTGTCCGCATTATTGCCTTCAATTTCCATCAACTGAAACTCGTTGGTTTCAATGGTAGAGTAGGCTTCATTTCTAACTGAGTCGGGTCCGGTATAATTTGTGTTTGTAAAGGTTGAGTATGCTCCGTTTTCTTCGATCTTCAGTTTACCATATTGTTCAGATTCTATTTCTTGTGGACCATTCAGTGGCATTGCATGGTCATAGTAGTTACTTCTGTCCTTTACAGCGTAGTCTTCCCGTAGATGATGGTAGATTTCGGGATCGTTGGTTGCAGTACTGGACTTTATTTCTtcctttgtgattggcaaaacgcACGATATCTTTGGACTTTGCTAAAAAACATATTGTGAAAAGGCTATTATATGTTTGCAGGAAGTAGAAGAATAACATATAAATCGCAATACTAGGCCTTTTTATCAATATGTCCTATTTTTCGTCAAAGCATATTAACGTTACTGTAATTCGTTATCTCTGTATGTTACAGTTTTTGTCAGTTATCTTAGATTCTGTGCTAAAACTGTGATCAAATTATCCATATTAATTGTTTAAAGTGCTTCATATGATGGAAATCATTTAAACTTACGATGCAAAAGAAGTCtccaaattatataaaaattgatgaGATGGCTTTTCCAGACTAATAAACTGTTGTTTTTTCTGGCATTTTAGACTTAATGAAAATAATCTAAGATCCCTACGATTTTTCTTTACAGACCAGTATTAGTCAAATTATGTTGTAACTAAACAAGCAgcgagtattgcataagcaatacacgtcccctaccggtgtgtagaaatttgtgaaaaaaatgcaatgttaaaaagaatatcatttcttaccgtcttccgtaccccgaatcaacagaccaacacgataacgaacccgattgtaataatacaaaataccctgtcaattaaatttacaacacaatgcttgacactattttacagaacctatgtttgttagaaacaataaaaggagtGGCCCAAGTAATGCACGCTATTATTACTGCCTACATACTGtactcgtttattcaatacacaccaaacccgataacgaacccaaacattaattaaaaaattggaatataaaaaattaattttctcgaaaatacgtcaaccagacgctacaaaagtgtaatcttgatctgtagtttgacattttgaagctgttaaGCAATTTTCacattattcctcaaatgcattaagaaaaaatgtgtgtaaaactgaagtgggacagacagacggacggacgaactgacggacgcagaggaaagctatagttccCTCCGGTGAAAATTGGTAGGGgactaaaaaaaaccaagagaAACAATATTATGGAAAAAATGTcgtgttttcaaaataattatcaaaacCAAAGTAATATGtacatttcaaatatatgtacttgtgatctacaaaacatcaattacatgtacctatcttgaaaactgtagaagTTATCGTACAGTGGGGGTACcttatttgcaatattttgtgGTTAAAACAACTAaggtcaacaattttttttttattgatcaaaaatcaaaatccaagtacaTATAACATGACATCTTGAATATATGTACGTTTAAAATTTGTTCTGCAAAACAACATTTTCTTATCTTGAAGAATAGTGTGAGAACaagttcagtttggagagtatttaaggaatGTTATCGGAGTtagaccggtaaatgtccgagtaaaaacaAACTGGTGACTTCGaggaattatatatttttctgcaatgatcactacTTTCTTAACTAAcataaatcatcaaagaaagcatatTATCATAGTTTATAttcacatctttcttttaacaaattaatagaTTGATTACAAGAAGTTATATTAACCAAAAAACTGTTAATGTCAttagtacgttagctaaaagagaCAACCAAGTCGTCTCTTATGGGATTTTGAGTCTTACATCAGCATGATTTTCTCGTGCagcaataaatcaattatggGTTTCCGTAAGATGTATATATTATGCTTTTGAAGCGAGTTAGGAGATTTTTTCTAGGCCGGAGTTGTTCGTCAAATATCTTTGTTTATGATTACATTGATAGTAATGTCAAAACGAGTTTGACCACTGTGTCCTGAGTACACCCAAGGTTAACCCTGAGTTGACCCAAAGAAAACCCCGAGTGAacccaaaatttcaaaaagcaGACCACAAATAAACCCCGAAAGCACTCCCGGGGTATAGTTGGGATCTACCATGGCTTTAGgatgggtctgatcggtactgtatctGATCAAAGGCAGAGgaagaaatttatttaataggtttttattttctgttgtaTTAAACGACTTAAACAGATCAATTTTCACGGTATGATAAAAACACTTACTGGTTCAATTTGTATATCATTGTACGTCTCTCCTGGAGTCGCTCTGATACTGGTTTGTCTCTCATTTAAGTCATATATTGGATGCGATACAGTATGATTCCTAAAAAACAACTTAAGCTTAGTTCGTTAGAACATAatttaatgtgtttaaaatatacatgtaccgtgGGTTAGAACACAAAATATCAATTGTTTATGTTcaagatatttcagaaaatcaaTGTGTCTTGGCTTTCGATACAGTGATATATTATGGATTTTACTTGGATATTTGTTCTGTTCTtctttttaggaaaaaaaatataaccgCAGTTGTACTTGTTCCGACGATAAATCCTATCATTACAGCTCCTACGATTATCCCGGTATTCTGGGAACAGACTGTTGAATAGAATGATATAATAGGAAGGATAATCCCTTGTAGATGAAAAGACTTTTGCTATAGCTTCAAAAGGTTCTAGGAATACCATAAAGTATTTACGTAAAATGCATGCGACTGTTTATCAACTCGCTGATATACTATTCATATTGTGATAACGACTTGATttgacattcaatgtttttaccACTAGTAAAATTTTCTTGCCTTGAGATCTTGCCTGGTCTTTAACGTCACTCACAttgttaattgtaattgtaACATCTGAACTTGTGGTCTCTCTTGACATGAATGTAAAAGATGGTGTTAACAATGAATCCGTTATAAGAGGCAAGGAAGTTAGTGTTGTATCTTGTACTGTTTTCCGAGAAATCTCGTCTGGCTTTGTTGTTTTAGGTGATGTGAAATCTTTTGTAGACTTTGCTTCTGTTGAAATGACCGTTCTCTGTGTTGTCAGACATTCTGACGATGATTTATTTGCATTACCACTTTCGCTGCCTAGAAATCAATTAGGATGCCACATGTTTTTTACTCGGTGccaaaaatatttcttgaattttcattaattattacatgtacttacagaaGTCATTCCCTGGAAATTCACAGGAAATTTGTAAAGCTGTTCTACCAACTGAGGTAAATGTCAATGTTTCATTGACGTTTAGATATTTGATGACGATCTCGGCAGTTTTAGAGCTAGATCCAGTACAGAAATTTTCACTGAAGGGGCTCGTTTGTGATGAATTACAATAACGTTTACAAGaaccttaaaaaataaacacactaATTACAGGTGTAACTGAAACATGTTTATAATTAGTCTACTGctacacaaaaatatacataaatagagtaattacattttaattcaaacaaaGATTCCATGagctatgaaaaataaattcttacTGTTAAAATTTCCGCTCGCGCATAAAATGGCACTTTGATAGAAACTGATGGCTTCTTTCAgacaaaaaattctttaaaaaaaaaatcaataaaaacagaTTCATTAAGGTCTTTCGTTCCCAACGGTAAACCTTATAGTGGTTGTaatgtgtcttttttttttcccttttttttcataaaatttcttAGAAATGGCTACAtatattttactaaaattttcaggactaatAGAGAATGATAATTATATCTCTTGGcgttttttacattttttcaaaattcacttcctgttcCCGCGGGAAAAAGCTTTGGataatgagatctcagaaacaacaagggcaccgcaaagcggagcatcccctcgcgttGTAGGGGGAAATGCATTATCAaggataatacatgtaaatttttcagatCAAAATTTATGAGATCAAAATAAATAGGACACAAGTATTTCTAATAACcattttgaattcataatatctattttatcctaatcccaagctttgtggtgtataaattggaggaggggagggggaggggttaCATGTACGTGGTTGCACAGTTTTACTATTTCTAGCAGAAActcaacacatgtacacatatgctttaaagttaaataatttAGATTCATTAAGTGACATTAGTTTTTATATAAGCATACATAAACGATCCGTATAAATTATGAAACGTAGTTGAAGATCTAGCGATCTGTAGTCTGCTCTGATGGACAATTCTAGTTGCTTGTGGTATGTCAACTCATAGTAGTAGATATGCAgctattattaatataaaacaatatttgcaTGATAAATGTACGATATCTGTCaaagtttcctttaaattttgGACTAGTTCTATTGTAAGTAATACGGAATATCGGATGACTTTGATTTCTTGTCCGCTTCAACTTTTACCTATGGGCAATCTTCTAACCCTCCAATActacaaaactttttttgtcttgATTTTGTTTACCTTTACTACattaaaatctcaaaaatatcaaattgttgatttgaactgcatACGGTAGCAATTAACTtaaagtcgtacataaaattaccGGAAATGTctattgtcaagtcgtacataaaattcatgttttaacttcgcttttttccgacaatttaaataatattgaatcAGTTTATATGGGAATCAATAGGGTTTGTCCTTTTATAATGCCAAAGAAGTGTACAAAGtttgatgaatattcattagagggttttcttaaaattttgctTAAGAGCTGACAtggacacacacacacgcacataTACATGCATACACACACAtgcacagcagcgatgctatatccccctcGCAACAAGGGGCGAGGGAAtaataaaaacttgaaaatccaatctttgagggatgatagacttttaattgtagatgtgtttaaactattttgttttgttcgtcgtaaccggaagctcttcaaaaattatatttttacccctttaatatatttcaaagagaattgaaatatacatgtaagtataaatgcttacatgtGTCATCCATCCAATGTAaactaaacataaaaattttacttccggtgagatatctcaaatatctcgggtagccttttttaaaacttaatatggctgatagacatttgatagaagatgtgtttaatcgttttcattttgtcaatcgtcacttccg
This genomic window from Crassostrea angulata isolate pt1a10 chromosome 8, ASM2561291v2, whole genome shotgun sequence contains:
- the LOC128160459 gene encoding uncharacterized protein LOC128160459 isoform X2 produces the protein MSSCKRYCNSSQTSPFSENFCTGSSSKTAEIVIKYLNVNETLTFTSVGRTALQISCEFPGNDFCSESGNANKSSSECLTTQRTVISTEAKSTKDFTSPKTTKPDEISRKTVQDTTLTSLPLITDSLLTPSFTFMSRETTSSDVTITINNVSDVKDQARSQVCSQNTGIIVGAVMIGFIVGTSTTAVIFFFLKRRTEQISKNHTVSHPIYDLNERQTSIRATPGETYNDIQIEPQSPKISCVLPITKEEIKSSTATNDPEIYHHLREDYAVKDRSNYYDHAMPLNGPQEIESEQYGKLKIEENGAYSTFTNTNYTGPDSVRNEAYSTIETNEFQLMEIEGNNADNSASYFVLAKE
- the LOC128160459 gene encoding uncharacterized protein LOC128160459 isoform X1, which codes for MIRIRELQFAFLISLLGSRCISWGSRHEIFCLKEAISFYQSAILCASGNFNSSCKRYCNSSQTSPFSENFCTGSSSKTAEIVIKYLNVNETLTFTSVGRTALQISCEFPGNDFCSESGNANKSSSECLTTQRTVISTEAKSTKDFTSPKTTKPDEISRKTVQDTTLTSLPLITDSLLTPSFTFMSRETTSSDVTITINNVSDVKDQARSQVCSQNTGIIVGAVMIGFIVGTSTTAVIFFFLKRRTEQISKNHTVSHPIYDLNERQTSIRATPGETYNDIQIEPQSPKISCVLPITKEEIKSSTATNDPEIYHHLREDYAVKDRSNYYDHAMPLNGPQEIESEQYGKLKIEENGAYSTFTNTNYTGPDSVRNEAYSTIETNEFQLMEIEGNNADNSASYFVLAKE